From the genome of Podospora bellae-mahoneyi strain CBS 112042 chromosome 2, whole genome shotgun sequence:
TCCCCCACAAGGAAATCAAGCCCCTCCGCGTCCCCGCCCACCAAGAGGTCACCCAGTCCTTCCCCCACGGCTGGATCGGCAACTGGTGGTCCGTCACCGACGGCAAACCTTGGATCCCCGGCATGCTGGGCGAGGTCACCTTCAACGGCTACATGGGCCTGACCTTCTTTGACGTCTCCGCCATCGTCAACGACCGCGACACCAGCGGCGTCAAGATGATGTGGCCCAGGAAGTCGGCCAGCGTCACCTCGGGCTGCGACGTCTTCTCCTGCGGGAACGAGTACACCTACCCCGACGAGGTGCAGACCAAGGCCACCGACGAGGACCACCTCATGTGCAGTCTGGGTGACGGTGTCAGCCCTGTCTACCCTCGTGGTGCGAAaaagtggaagaaggaggcgcggaggcagggggaggaggaggaggtcgtcgTGGTCAAGCCCTCCCCTAAGCCCAAGCCCTCCGCGgtccccaccatcccagccAAGGAGCAAGAACAAGAGGGCTTCAGCAGCGGCGGTGAAAACACCTACAACGGCGATAACGACAACCTCTACCGataccgccgccaccgctaTTACCGCCCCGGCAACCTCGGCGAGTAGgtcgacatcctcgacgaCGTCGGCGAGCACATTGACGCCAACAAGATCAAGTGGGACAAGATGAACTAAGACGCCATCAAGTGGGAGGACGTGGACTGCGGCACCCTCGACTTCACCGTCAACAACTACTTGGACTGGCACCTCCTCGAGGCGCCCAGGCATCCGAGATACCAGAGGTGGACAGGGCTGCTTTATAACCCCCGTCctgggtgggggaggtagGTTCCTGTTGATGTTAAGGGGGATGAGTGAAATGTTGATGAAAACTCAGAGCTATGACTTATGTCTTTATGAAGGAAATCGTGGGGAAAACGACGGATACGAAATGAAAGAGTTGGATTATGTTCTCATGATTTTGATAGCCATTATTTATTAGAGGTCAGGAAGTTACGAAGTGTGATACCCCCGTCATTTCACCTTGACGAGCGAGGGAGGAAATACAGACGGTTTGCCGGGATGGAGTTATGAATGATGCTTTATGATACAAACGGGATGATTAACAACGTATGAGATTGTCTTTtcagaaggaaaaggagttTGGGATCACAAAAAGGTTGGATTGTGGTAGGGTTGGTCGAGGacaggagaagggggggttggcgttggcgtaCTGGATATAGTTTGGTTTTTTGGACCAGTCTCAGACGTTATACATATTAATTTTGACGAATACAAAACACAATAACAAcatagaaaaataatttactAGACTGTTAAACTGTaatgcttctttttgttgatgttggctaTTCTATACGATGCTTATAAAAACAATTCTTAACATATCTTCTCACGAGCACAGAACCGCAAAGCTGGCCACAAATAGTGTGATTTTGTTGAAACGGAAATCAGTGACAGCCTCCACGCTTTTTGCACAGCTCACTCCCAGCAGCCCTTTTTACCAGCATCCATATCTGATCTGGAAGTGTGTGAAGTAGATGTCGCTACACACCCAGACATTACACCTAGCATCTCCATAAAAAATATGTGTTTAATGAATACCTTACACTACCTAACAGAAATTGGCTGTAACCATTGGCTCTTTAGTTGGAATCCTCGTCATTCCCGACCACTAACCACCTAAAAGCATCGGTCTTGTCATATCTGACTGATCCATAAGCCCAATGAAAAGCAAAGCAATGACGCAAAAAAGAACGATATTGACCACTATGGCCGACACCCCGCGGTGGTAAAGAACGAGGCAAACCCACGCAACCATTCGGCCTTTGGTATGCCCATGTCCAAGAGACTGTCGTGTAGGGCGTAAGATGCACATATCTATTTCCTTCTTTCTGTCTGATTGGCGTGCCGAGAACAAAGAGGTGAAAAACAAGAAATCCATTATTGCCCAGTTCCAGTTCAACCCCTCATACTCTTTTTTGCCTTTGTGCCAAGTTCTTGTCTGTTGTTCAAGGGTCCCAGGCCGTCCCGGACTGTCCCAGTTCATCCTGTCCCGTCGGTTGCCCACCTATGCTCATGTCATAACGCGAAAAGatagaaaagaaagagagaaaaccAGGCATGATCTCATATGACCACAGTGCTCCCGCGCCGATCCGTCAGACTCCTCTCCCATTCCCAACCAAACTGCACGTTTGCCAAGCCATATTAAAACCGAAATGAATACAGGACCACCCGCCCAAAAAATAGAAAAGCAAACAGGAAAACCAATACAACATAAAACTTGCTCAAGCAAAGGTAGGTGCCGTATAAATCAGAGtgcccatcaccatggctCCGCCAATAGCCGCAATCCCTACGCGCTCTGCGAGACGGAACAACCGAACTTTCTTTGTTGGCCTCTCAAACGGGCGAAGAACTTGGATAGAGGACTCAACAGTCTGGCCACGAACCTCTGTAGCAGCCTCCTCGAGGCCATCGGCCTTGAGGACCTCAGCACCCGCCGTCTCTGGCACACTGCCCCACTTCAAGTCGTCCTCTGTTTCTACCGACATATCCTCAGCCTTTCTCTTGCGCTTTACAGAGTCAGAATTCGCCTTCAGCTTCTCTGCCTCGACAAGCGACTGAGGCTCATCAGCGGTCTGGATCGTAAACTGCACATTGACCTTCTGAAATTCAAGATCGCTAGTCTTCGACGCCACATTCTCAGCGTTTTGGTCCACGGGCTTCTCAGTCTCGGGCTCCTTAGTCTTCTCAGTCTCAGACTCCTTAGTCTTCGCTTGCTCCTTGTAGGCGTTTGGCTGATTTCCGCGGCGTGCAGAGCTCGACAGTAGGCGATCAAGACTATCAGAACAGATCGGCTGTGTTACGGTGCTGTTGAACGAGGTTTCCATGGGAGGTAGTCTAGAAAAGACCTGTTGATCTAAGCCTGATAGATCTCTCGTGTGCATCTCGTTGTCAAACCGAGGGTTGGTGGGCATTGCATTGCAGAGAGCATATACCGACGACGCTGGGCGAGCGGTAGTCTGAGTCTCCAAAGCAGCCTTGTTGAAGGTCTGGCCAGAGGTCTTGTTGAAATATGCCTTGTTCCCTTCTCGTGCAGACCAGAAGTCTCCTTTGCCTGATTTCAGACACAGAGACTCAAAATCTCCCTTGAAAGAAGCCGGCCACGAGTTAGGCTGGGTAGTCTTCCGAAGTtcaggaagaggggggcCTTGGTGCATAGAATGCGCCACACCGGGACGATCATTCAAGAGCTTTTCAATTGCTATGGGATTGGTACTCTTAGCACCAGCTTCATCCTTCTTCGAGCTGACAGGAATGACGGGCGATGCGGTGTCTGAAGCCGGGTGGTCCAGAGTGTCGTCTTGCTCATCAGACACTACAGGTGCAGTGTGATGGTTATGGACAAGGGTCGGTCTGCCCATCATCGGGGAGAGTGGAAGGGGAGATGCTGGCTGATCACAGTCAAAGATATCTAGGTCGCCAATAACACCTGCTTTAATGTCAACCTTTGAATCGGTAGGCTTGATGGAACAGCAAAGTAAAGACATACTCTGATGCTCAGAGGCAGACtcattgtcatcatcctcagaGTAGTTCACCATATCCTCGTCGAGAACGCTTGACCCGTCGCTTTGATCATCCATGTCATGATCGCTACCgctgtcatcgtcatcatcgctCGAGTATTCACCTTCCATGAAATTTTCAGGATAGTTGACGTTGCTTTCGGCGTCGCTCAACTCGCTGGTGTTGTCCTGATCCAAACTGTCGAGGCTATGGTCGCTACTATAGTTCGAATCCATGTCAGAATTGAGGACGGTTTGCTCAATTGCCTCCAAAGATTGGGCAGTCTGGCCAAGCGCGGAGGCGAACTCGGTCAAACGAGAAGTAGCAGCCCCCAAGGGCGAAATACTCTGCATGGGAACACGCCCCGCTGGCTCAGAAATGCTCAGAATGTCAAGGTGGTCACCCCCGACATTCTTTGTAACCGCAGCACCAGATGATCCATACTCGGCATCTCTATCCTCTCGGAACATAAGGGGGGACAACGGAGGTGAGGAGAGATCGATGAAGGCGGGGCTGCTATTGTTGAAAGAGCCTGCGTTCAGTTTGGAGGTCCAGGTATGGCTCTGGCTGGAGGCCTCAGGCTCCGTAAGATCGATCACCTCAACTCCAGGGACAAATTTGGGCGGAAGCGAatgtggtgaggttgaagtaGTCTGGGGGATCATTGTCGCGGAGTGGCTAGAATAAATGCTGCTGTCGCTAGAAtaatcatcaacatcagaGCTGACTTCGGAGTCGTCCGGGACCTGAAATGTTCTCGAGCCACATTCGTCGCCGACGCTGAAGGTCTCAGTCAGTGCCGACGAGGCAAATGAGGATGGGACGTACTGTTTAGTGGGCTCGTTGAACGAGACACCAAACTTGACCGAAACAGGCATGAATCTCGAAGTGCCACGATCGACTGGAAGACCGAAGGTGAGCCTGTCGCCGTCCTTGAGCTCTCTGGGCTCTTTCTCAAGCTTCTCGCGCTCGTTGAGATAGGTTCCGTGCAGAGAACCCTTGTCCCGGACCTGGACTTTCTACATGGGTGATCAGTAAGCATGCGATGGCAGAAGCTGAAACGTCACCACGAAGCCCGTACCTTCTCGTCGATATCAACGCTAATTTCAGCGTGGTCCCGTGACATAACAGCGCTGTCAAACCAAGCGTTGTTTTCGGCAGGAACGAACCCTTTGGCAGAGACCTTGGAGGCACGACCGATGGCAATCGTGTTGTTCAAGGCTGTCAAGGTGATTTGTCGCCGAGAGtaggtggtggctgtggctgtgctGCTTTCTGAACTCTCAACCGTGAGATCGATTTGAGCTGTATGAAGACAGAGTGTTAGTTGGTTGAattgaagaaaaggaaaaacagGTGACAGACCTAGACTCTCGGCACGTGAATTGGCCGCCATCTTGCTCTTTGCCTTGACGGAATGGCGTATGTGGGTGGGTAAGGTGGCCAGAGTTTAAATGGGAGTTGAGAGAGCAAGCTTTTGGCTGCAGAACAGTCGAAGTCAATTCTGCCAGCGAGCAagcttggaggtggtgataaGAGGAGGGCGAGACCGGGGAGCTCGGAAAGTCAGGTGCAGTCGCacgaagaggaggggaaATCGAATGAGAGAATGGTTGAAGCAACCGGAGTGAAATGGTCCCCCTCCCACGTCAGACAAAGCTCGGGCCTATGACTGGCGGGTTGGATGGTTTGTTAGCTGGCTGACTCTTGTGTGATGACTAGGTTGGGTGCTCTTCCAAGGTTGCTGGCTGAGAAGAGAGCGAGAGGCGGCGGATAACGAGGCCAGACAATGGGAGTCGAGTGAAATAGAATGGGGGACAGCTGGAGAGTCGCGCAGCGGTCCTGAGGTTTGTTTACGTTTCAAAGAATCAAACAGGTATCGTGGATAAATAGCCTGGAGGCAGTGtgaaaggaagaagaaatggAAGGGACAGAAGCGGGAAGTTTAGGTTCAGGCAGCCCCGGAGAGTAGGAAGGTGCTCGTGATCTACTATGGGAGCCTTCCCGGGCGGGGCAATACGCTGAGCTTCCCCAATCAGGCAGACAGACGCATGCGATAAGTGAAAGGCTGTCTTATCGCGCGATGGCTTGGTCAATTTGGAGGGGTGAAATGGGGGTGAATCATTCGTATGTGGCTGAagcttggaggtggaggactgGATAGGCCGGTCTGTCGTTGACTTCGCTGGCTCCGGGCTTGCCATGTCCGAGTTGAGCTCCGTAGAATTATCTCAGGTTTGGTGGTAAGCAAGCTTTCACTGGACACCTGGGACCACCTTCTTTGAAgagatggtgatgtcgagggTGCTTCCGGCGAAGTGCTGAATGCGGGGCAGCTTGGAACGGGACTGAGGTGACAGCATTCACCAGCTGCCATTGGTAAGGACGAAGGCTGCCTGTTTGCTACGGGACCACGCCGCAACCCGGATTCGCAAGCACTTGCTCACGTTTAGGGCGTTGGCCAATGCTGGGTTCATGCCACAATGTTGATGGAGGCCTTTCGATAACTTGACAACTTTCAACCTCGAAGACAGACTACGAGTTTCGAGGGACATTCACCTTCACAGTCTCAAATGACTGCTAGTGAGAGACATCAAGATAACAACAGACCTTGCTTTTGGTAGGGATATAAGTCCCTGGAAAGACCATGAATGCCTTGACCGAGTCTATCCAAGTATGGAGAGCATTTCCcaatataataaaaagtctTAATGTCTCATTCAAGCATGAAATTTGGGGTGGCATTTGCAGCATGATAGTCGCACAAGTCACCCTTTAACACTGATACAAAGTCTGTGTATAAGTGGTGTCGCCGTCATGGCTGATCGCTGAGACCGGGGTCCCCTGTCAActgcccctccatccaaGTTCAAATCACGTGCCAGGCTTTGAGGGTGGGCGAGTGGGTCTCGCTGTTTCGTGGCCCAGTGGGTGGCACAGGGGAGCTGGATGCTGCTGGGTACGTAAGTCGATATGGAACAGTCGACTTCTTGCGAGTCAAAGATACGCcgcatcaccaaccaacacaTCTTCACATATATGCACCCTCACATATAAAACCTGAGCGAGCAGGCGAGAACGTGCATCTCAACACAAACAACCATCCCGAGATTCTCGAGCCGACTCCCACTCGAGCCTACTGCGTGCGATAGATACCCTTCAGTGACCGCCACTTCACCGCCGAGACCAAACCTTCCCCGATTCCCAAAGACACCCAACAtccacatcaacaccaccgctgtTGGCACACAGCGATATCACCAACATGACGGTCGACACACAAACGCTGGCCACCCCCGGCGGTATTTCCGACCCTGGCCTCATCAAGTATGCCATGCCCCCCGCCCCGCGCGCGCTCCCTCTCAGGCCCAGTTGTCTTGGCTCTTCTTTTCGTTCGTTAGGCACTAACCTCCGGATGTAGGCTGGTCAACAAGCTTCAAGATGTCTTCACCACCGTTGGTGTCAACAACCCTATCGATCTCCCACAAATAGTCGTCGTTGGCAGTCAGTCGAGCGGCAAGAGTTCCGTATTAGAAAATATCGTCGGTCGTGACTTGTATGTGCCCCCCCTGACAGCCCCCTATTCTCGCTCTTGGCATGGTTGAGCTGACGGTATTCTTCGATGCAGTCTCCCTCGTGGTTCCGGTATCGTCACTCGTCGACCGCTTGTACTGCAGCTTATCAACCGGCCTGCGACGGCTGACTCTAATGGCGTTGATGAGAAGCTTGCCGGTAGCACCGACAAGGCCGCCAACACGGACGAGTGGGGCGAGTTCCTGCACATCCCCGGCCAAAAGTTCTACGACTTCAACAAGATCCGCGAGGAGATCAACCGAGAGACCGAGGCCAAGGTGGGCCGGAATGCCGGCATCTCACCTGCCCCCATCAACCTTCGCATCTATTCGCCCAATGTCCTGAACCTTACCCTGGTCGATTTGCCCGGCCTGACAAGAGTGCCTGTCGGTGATCAGCCGCGAGATATCGAGAGACAGATTCGTGACATGATCCTCAAGTTTATTCAGAAGTCAAACGCCATTATCCTGGCCGTCTCGCCTGCCAACGTCGATTTGGCCAACTCGGATGGTCTCaagttggcgagggaggtggacCCCGAAGGTCAGAGAACGATTGGTGTGCTCACCAAGGTTGATTTGATGGACGAGGGAACTGATGTGGTGGATATTCTTGCGGGCCGCATCATTCCCTTGAGACTTGGCTACGTCCCCGTCGTGAACCGTGGTCAAAGAGATATTGACAACAAGAAGCCCATCAACGCCGCCCTCGACGCTGAAAAGGCCTTTTTCGACAACCACAAGGCTTATCGTAACAAGAGCTCTTACTGCGGCACACCCTATCTCGCCCGCAAGCTCAACCTTA
Proteins encoded in this window:
- a CDS encoding hypothetical protein (COG:S; EggNog:ENOG503P40E), with the protein product MRLFSTMTLALAWIGSALAEPKVTFINQDNKHRTIVFTPSVPHKEIKPLRVPAHQEVTQSFPHGWIGNWWSVTDGKPWIPGMLGEVTFNGYMGLTFFDVSAIVNDRDTSGVKMMWPRKSASVTSGCDVFSCGNEYTYPDEVQTKATDEDHLMCSLGDGVSPVYPRGAKKWKKEARRQGEEEEVVVVKPSPKPKPSAVPTIPAKEQEQEGFSSGGENTYNGDNDNLYRYRRHRYYRPGNLGE
- a CDS encoding hypothetical protein (EggNog:ENOG503P6M8; COG:T) gives rise to the protein MAANSRAESLAQIDLTVESSESSTATATTYSRRQITLTALNNTIAIGRASKVSAKGFVPAENNAWFDSAVMSRDHAEISVDIDEKKVQVRDKGSLHGTYLNEREKLEKEPRELKDGDRLTFGLPVDRGTSRFMPVSVKFGVSFNEPTKQYVPSSFASSALTETFSVGDECGSRTFQVPDDSEVSSDVDDYSSDSSIYSSHSATMIPQTTSTSPHSLPPKFVPGVEVIDLTEPEASSQSHTWTSKLNAGSFNNSSPAFIDLSSPPLSPLMFREDRDAEYGSSGAAVTKNVGGDHLDILSISEPAGRVPMQSISPLGAATSRLTEFASALGQTAQSLEAIEQTVLNSDMDSNYSSDHSLDSLDQDNTSELSDAESNVNYPENFMEGEYSSDDDDDSGSDHDMDDQSDGSSVLDEDMVNYSEDDDNESASEHQSVIGDLDIFDCDQPASPLPLSPMMGRPTLVHNHHTAPVVSDEQDDTLDHPASDTASPVIPVSSKKDEAGAKSTNPIAIEKLLNDRPGVAHSMHQGPPLPELRKTTQPNSWPASFKGDFESLCLKSGKGDFWSAREGNKAYFNKTSGQTFNKAALETQTTARPASSVYALCNAMPTNPRFDNEMHTRDLSGLDQQVFSRLPPMETSFNSTVTQPICSDSLDRLLSSSARRGNQPNAYKEQAKTKESETEKTKEPETEKPVDQNAENVASKTSDLEFQKVNVQFTIQTADEPQSLVEAEKLKANSDSVKRKRKAEDMSVETEDDLKWGSVPETAGAEVLKADGLEEAATEVRGQTVESSIQVLRPFERPTKKVRLFRLAERVGIAAIGGAMVMGTLIYTAPTFA